In Nerophis ophidion isolate RoL-2023_Sa linkage group LG03, RoL_Noph_v1.0, whole genome shotgun sequence, the following are encoded in one genomic region:
- the LOC133548811 gene encoding LOW QUALITY PROTEIN: 5-hydroxytryptamine receptor 1D-like (The sequence of the model RefSeq protein was modified relative to this genomic sequence to represent the inferred CDS: inserted 1 base in 1 codon; deleted 1 base in 1 codon) has translation MEMDNISLDYFTGNFTDSPDPTVTPYWSGATLLGLQISLSALLSVVTLATVLSNAFVIATIFLTRKLHTPANFLIGSLXVTDLLVSILVMPISILYTVSKTWSLGQIVCDIWLSSDITFCTASILHLCVIALDRYWAITDALEYSKRRTMRRAAVMVAVVWVISISISMPPLFWRQAKAHEELTECMVNTDQISYTLYSTFGAFYVPTVLLVILYGRIYVAARSRIFKMPTSSGKRFTTAQLIQTSQARLSVPSIRPPTRKCTCIPPARGVPKGGGGSPLFMNSVKVKLADSVLERKRLCAARERKATKTLGIILGAFIVCWLPFFVFTLVMAICLECWSHPVLFDVFTWLGYLNSLINPVIYTAFNDEFKQAFQKLIKFRRFS, from the exons ATGGAGATGGACAACATCTCCCTGGACTACTTCACCGGCAACTTCACAGACAGTCCCGATCCCACGGTGACTCCCTACTGGAGCGGCGCCACGCTCCTGGGCCTCCAGATATCTCTGTCGGCGCTCCTGAGCGTGGTCACCTTGGCCACGGTGCTGTCCAACGCCTTTGTCATAGCCACCATCTTCCTCACCAGGAAGCTGCACACGCCCGCCAATTTCCTGATCGGCTCGC GCGTCACCGACCTGCTGGTGTCCATCTTGGTGATGCCCATCAGCATCCTGTACACCGTGAGCAAGACCTGGTCGCTGGGGCAGATTGTCTGCGACATCTGGCTGTCGTCCGACATCACCTTCTGCACGGCGTCCATCCTCCACTTGTGCGTCATCGCCCTGGACCGCTACTGGGCCATCACGGACGCGCTGGAGTACTCCAAACGGCGCACCATGCGGCGGGCGGCGGTGATGGTCGCCGTGGTGTGGGTGATCTCCATATCC ATTTCCATGCCTCCGCTCTTCTGGCGGCAGGCCAAAGCCCACGAGGAGCTGACGGAGTGTATGGTGAACACGGATCAGATCTCGTACACCCTGTACTCCACTTTTGGAGCCTTCTACGTCCCCACGGTGCTTCTAGTCATCCTCTACGGGCGGATTTATGTCGCAGCCCGCTCCCGCATTTTTAAGATGCCGACGTCGTCCGGGAAACGCTTCACCACGGCACAGCTCATTCAGACCTCGCAGGCTCGTCTCTCTGTTCCCTCAATTCGACCACCAACCAGGAAGTGCACCTGCATTCCTCCGGCGCGGGGAGTGCCGAAGGGCGGCGGGGGGTCGCCGCTCTTCATGAACAGCGTGAAGGTGAAGCTGGCGGACAGTGTGCTGGAGAGGAAGCGCTTGTGCGCGGCACGAGAGAGGAAAGCCACCAAGACTCTGGGTATCATCCTGGGAGCGTTCATCGTCTGCTGGCTGCCGTTCTTCGTGTTCACGCTGGTCATGGCCATTTGCTTAGAGTGCTGGTCCCACCCCGTGCTTTTTGACGTCTTCACCTGGCTGGGATACCTCAACTCGCTGATCAACCCGGTGATCTACACCGCCTTCAACGACGAGTTTAAGCAGGCCTTCCAGAAACTTATCAAGTTCAGACGTTTCTCCTGA